The window GAACCCGTTACAATACAGTCTGACTAGCCGAAAGTGACACTCGGAGCCTTATAATGGCGAATTCACGGACAATCCCAAATGAGTGGAAGACAAGGACGTTCCCCGACATATTCTATGAAGAGCCGGAGATTGCCGAGGACGCTGCCGTGGGGGAAACCGCCCTCATGCAAATCAAAGGACTGCTCTGGCAGCGATACGGTGGGCTAGCGGATGTGTTTATCGCAGGCATGGTCTATGTTGCCTACGACAAGTCGGACGGCAATAGGCGTGTGCAGCCGGACTACTTCATATCGTTCGATGTGGACGCGGAAGCGATACGTTGGCGTTTGCCGAACTACTGGCTATGGGAGGCGGGCAAGGCGCCGGACTTCGTGATGGAAGTCGGCTCGCCAAGCACTGCCCAGAACGATCTAGGCGCAAAGCGCGACCTGTACGCAGAAATGGGCGTCAAAGAATACTGGTTGTTCGATCCGGCGGACGGCGACATCTACGGGCGGCCGATGCAGGGTTTGCGCCTAGTCGATGGCGAGTATCAGCCAATCGACATCCAAATCGGCGAGGACGGATCGCTAATATCGCACAGCGCGGCTGCTTAACCTAGACTTCTACTATCACGAAGGCGAGTTCGACGTGCTAGATCCTGATACGGGAAGCACCATCAACGAACTGACAATCGCCCACGAAGATTTGCGCCAAATGCAAGAGCGCCTAGACTTGGAGCGCGAGACTAGCCTAGCGGAACGGCAAGCACGACTAGCCGCAGAGGCGGAAAACGCCAGTCTCGGCGAGCAGTTACGCCGCCTGCAAGGTCAGTAGCCTTTGCACACTAGGAGGCTTGCTATCCGACAGCCGCGCGCCTAAATCGTGCTGACCAGGTTTGTCCACAGCTCGGTGACGGCGGGGGCATCCACTTCCATGGCTACGGACACATTCGGCTTGGCGGTCGAGTTCTTGCGCAGGTCCGCCACCGTGAAGCCGCGCGCGAATTCGCCCTGCGTTTCTACTCGCACATGCATATCGCGCAAGCCAAATAGCTCGGGCGCGATCGCATACGCCATCGGGCTGAGGTCGGAGTATTGCACGCCATCCGGGTTGTGCAGGCGGTTGTCGTTCTTATAAGCGCGGTTGATGAAGCGCGTCGCCTGCTGCAGCAAATTCGTCGCGGGCGTTCCGGCATCCCAAACGCGCTGTTGCTGCGCGCCCGACACTTCCACCTGGTTGCACACGTCCAAGCCGACCTGCGTAACACGCGCGCCCGATCGATACACGGCGTCAGCAGCCTCCGGGTCGCCTGCGATGTTTGCGGTCGCCAGCGGGGTTACATTGCCCGGCTGGAAGAGCGCTCCACCCATCACCACAATCTCGCCGACGCACTCGGCAAAGCGAGGCTCGATGCTCATAGCGAGCGCGACATTGGTCTGCCGGCCAATAGCCATTATCGTTAGTTCGCCCGGTGCCGTCAGCACGCGGTCGATGAGTTCGGGTACGGCATGCCTCACCCGAAGGCTCTTGATTGGCAGGGGCCATTCGATATTTCCGATACCGTCGTCGCCGTGAATATGGGACGCGTAAGTCGGCACCTGATAGGTCAGTGTCCGCCCCACGCCTTGATACACCGGAATATCAGTGCGTCCGGCTGCTTCCAGTATCCGCAGCGCGTTCACCGTGCATTGCTCCACTGATGCGTTGCCATGCACCGTAGTAATTGCTTCCACTTGCAACTTGTCGCTCGCCAACGCCATCAGAATAGCCGCCGTGTCGTCAATACCCGGGTCGGCGTCAATTATCACCCGCTTTGCCTGTGCCATCTCAAACCTCTAATCTTCGCAAATCATTCCCGTTCGTAGTGGGCTTATCGTACCACCTTGCTGACAGACTGAAAAACTGCCACACTCACAGACTTACTACGGCGTCTCTTCGTATTCTACGCCTTCGGGCATGATGGTCTTTGGCAGGAAGAATTCGAACTGCTGACGGTCGCCGTAGCCTTCGATGAATCCCGGCGACACACCTTCCGAGTTCAGCGCCGCTGACACGATGGTCTTGTTGAACAGATGCACCGTATCCGCCGCCAAATACTCGTCCACCGGCATCCAAAGCGCCGCCTCCAGCTCCTCCTCCTGCATCGTTATCTCAGTGCTGAGCGGCGACAGCCTGCACACAAAATAGATGTCAGACTTCCCGTACCTGTACCCATGCCAGTGACGCAAGCACACCATCGCCTCAAAGCGCGTTCGCACGCCCGTCTCTTCGAGCACTTCGCGAACCACGCCATCCGCCAAATGCTCACCTTGTACGAGCGCGCCGCCGGGCAGCTTGTACGACGGCCCGCTGCGTGGACGAATCTGATGCCGCTCGGACACGACTAGCAGCTGCCTATCTTCGCTCAGCACCACGCCGCCCGCGCCGATGTAGTGCGTGGCGTGCGGTGGAATGTACGCGCCCTTCTCGATCTGCAGCGTCATCATCACATAGTCTTCGCCAGCGTGGTGGTAACGGAAGCCCGCCTCAGCCGCGATTGGCACCAGCGCAGCGTTGGCGACCGGAACTTCCAGCCATGCAACTTTGTAGCCGACATCCTGCCAGTCGTCCATCGCATCTGCCAGCCGCCGCCTGAACCGAGACGAATCCACCGGCAGCGCCCCCGGATTCACCACAAAGCCGCCGAATGGGTTTGGACTGCCTTCGAGTGTGCTCATAATAATTCCTTCTACTTCATGTGTAATTTGCGTCCGGTTGGCGGGGCGCATCAAATCACGGCCGGATGCCTCTCCCGCGCCATTATCATGTTCCCATGCATCACGGTCCCACGCATCATCTTCCCACGAATTCAGGCATTACGCCCTCCGCGAAGAGGCGCAGCTGCTCCATGAACTCGGCGCGCGGCATGCCTTCTGCCCAGTGCAGCATTATGTGCTCCAAGCCGGGGTATTTTGCCTCTAGCTCGCGCAGGAACTCGACGAACTCTTCGGCGGTGCCGCATATCCACGCGCGCTGCTGCACGCCGTCTTCGATATGCGGCGTCCGTGCGGGCGCACCGGGCGTTCCCCACACGCGCCCTTGCTCGTCGGCATAGCGCACAAAGCCGAATGGCGCGAACCATTTGTAGCGCTCGTCGTGATACGGTCGCAACTTGTCCATCGCTTCTTGGCGGCCGTCCGCGATGTAGAAGCCCACTTCGAGCGCGAGGTTCTCCCCCAATTCGAGGTCGCGGCCGTACTTGGCATTGGCATCTTTGTACTGCTCGAAAATACCTTCGACGAGCGTCTCGCCGGTCAGCCCGACTACGCCGTTGATGCCGTTGCGCGCGATGAAATCTATGGTGCGTCCGCTTACGATGGGCTGCCACATCTGCACGGGCAGGTGCTTTGGTCGCGGCACGAGCGTAACTTCTTGCAGGTCGTAGCCGCGATATTCGACTTCCGGCGGGATGGTGAAGTGCTTGCCCTTGTGCGAAAACGACTCTTCGTTGAACGCCTTGAATATGACATCCATCTGCTCCTCGAAGAGCGCGCGGTTGGCGTCGTTGTCGATGACGGGCGCGCCGAACGACTCGACCTCGCGGCTGTGATACCCGCGTCCGACGCCGAATATGATGCGTCCGTTCGTCAGGATGTCCGCCATCGCGTAGTCTTCGGCGAGCCGCACCGGATGCCACATCGGCACGATGTTGAATGCGCAGCCGAACTTCAAACGCTCGGTCTTGCCCGCCAAATGCGTCCCCATCAGTATGAGATTCGGAATCGTCTCGTATCCTTCGCGCTGGAAGTGGTGCTCCGCCATCCACAGAGCGTAAAAGCCGAGCTCGTCCATCAGTCCCGCGACCTGCTCTGCGGTTTCCATGCTCTCTGTCAGCCGTTCGTTAGGATAGCGCCTTTCGTCCGAGGGCGTGCCGCCGCTGCCCACATCGTCTAGGTCGATATTGCCCACATACAGCACCGAAAAATTCTTAATCATCCAACAAGTCCTTGTGATGTCTTAGTCCAATAGTTCATTCGCAAAGTTTGTTACGCAGCGTTTCGCTGATAGCGTTTTCTGCCAAGCGCGATCGCTGGCAAATTCACCACGCAATAATATCAGAAAGCGGACGTGTCATTGCGAACTATGCGTAGTTTGCTTCGCTCGGAATGGCAATCGTGGACTTACCGCGATTGCAAGTCTCTAATCCAATATGTCGGCATATCCTCGGACGCGGCGATTTTGGCAACGGGGGTTACGCCGCCGGCTACTAGCGCGGATTCGATGCCGAAGCTATTTGCGCCGCGTATGTCCGTTTCCAGCGTGTCGCCGAGCATCACCATGTCCATCGTGCCGGAGCGGGCGTGCGCCTCGGCAAAGATTGCGCCGTTGGGTTTGCCAAGCCTGTCGAATTGCAACTCTGCGCGGTCCGGGTATCGCTGCTCTAATGCGGATTCGATTATCAGCGCGACACTGCCGCTCGCCATACCGAAGCCGTCGTCGTCCGGGAATACGATGTCAGGATTGGGCAGCACTAGGCGCGGCGTATCACCGCCGTCGATCATTCGGAATAGCGTAGTCAGCGCCGCGTTCACGCCGTCCACGAACGGAAAGCCATCCTGGTCGCCGACGACAAGCACATCGAATTCGTCAGCGGCATCCACGACGATGCCACCAGCGCGGCGCACAAATTCGGCGCTGTCCACGGTACCAAGCACCGCGCAGTTGGAGCCTCGCAAGTCGTTCGCCGCGAAGTATCCGGTCAACAACCCGCCCGAAGTGATAATCCGCGCCGCATCGACATTCAAGCCTTCGCTGCGACACCGTGCCGCGCGTCTTTCCGGCAGCGCGGAGGAGTCGTTTGTCAGCACATAGTACGGTTTGCCAACTCGGTTCAGCCGGTCGATGAGCGCCGCCGCGCCGGGCAGCGCGCCGACCGAATACGACAGCACACCAAAGGCGTCGAACAGCAGCACGGAATACCGCTCCACCAACTCGTCTATCGTTATTTCGCGCACATCCATAGCAGGAGGTATTGTACAGCGTGCGTGGCGGCTTATCCTAGACATTGCCAGTTAGTAAGGCGATTCCGTCCGGGCAACGATAGACCAATCATACTGACTATCCTGTCCACCCTGTTAATTGCCTCTAGCATGACCTTTCCGCGAGGGGAAGGGACTTTGAGATTCGGCATTATTTCAGTAGCGGGGAAAGTAACCGCATCGGACGCTGCGCGCTTGAACCTGTAGTGCGCCGGTGCTATCGTGAAATTAGGACTATTTCGTAGGAACGGCAGCGCGGCGTGGCATTGCAGCGCGACAAGGGCGGACGATGAACAGGTTCGAGCAGGACGACGAGCAGCCTCAGCGCGAAGACGGGGCAGAGCGAGAGCGGCGAGAGCAAGCGGGCTTCGGCGCGGGACTTACGATGCCCGGCGCGGATGGCGTTGTTGTCATCACATGGATATTTCTCGCCATCAATATCGGCGTTTGGCTGATTATTCAGCTCGCGAGCGGCTCGTTCAACCAGGATGTGGACGTGCTGCTGCGCTTTGGCGCGATGTTCGGGCCGCTCATCGCAACCGGCGAGTACTGGCGCTTTTTCACCGCGATGTTCTTGCACGCCAACATCATTCACCTGCTGTTCAACTGCTTCGCGCTTTTCATATTCGGCAGGTTAGTCGAAGGGGTGTACGGCAATGTGCGCTTCACAGTCATCTACCTGCTGGCAGGGCTGGCCGGCGGTGCGCTCAGTTATATGTTCAACAAGACGGCGATTGGCGTGGGAGCGAGCGGCGCGATATTCGGCATTCTGGGCGCGCTCGCCGCGTACTTCATCGTGCACCGCGACACGCTAGGCGAGATGGGCAGGCGCAATCTCACGGGTATCGCCACCATCGCCGCCATCAACCTCGTCATCGGGCTGCTAATCCCCAACATCGATAACTGGGCGCACTTCGGCGGGCTTGCGGGCGGCTTCGTGATGGGCTTGGCGCTCGCGCCACGGTACATGTATGAAATCGTCGAAACGCCGTTCGGCACAATACGCCGCATCGTCGCGCAGCTGCCGCTCGGCGCGCGCTGGCTTGCCGTGCCCGCGTTCGCTGCATTTCTCGTAGCGTTCATCTGGTACACCGGCACGGATGTATCCGACACACAGCAGTCGCAGATATTCGTCGTCCGCGCGGAACGCCTGCTGCAGGACGGCGACGTAATGGGCGCATTAGAGCACGCCGAGCGCGCGGTGGAATTGGACTCGCTCAGCGGCAGCGCATACTATACGCGCGGCAAGATAATGGCACGAATCGGCGCAACCGACCAAGCGCGCTCCGACATCAGCGCCTCGCTGCGCCTCGGACTGCCACCTGACCAGCGCCAGGACGCGGTATCGTTCCTCGTGTCGCTGCGGTGAGTTTGGGATGGCTGCGTCTGCGACAAGCGGTCAGCGATTCTTTCACTCCCAACCTATCCTCTCTCATCGTCGGAAACAGATTTACGTGTGATGATTTTAGATTCCTCGCTGCGTTCGGAACGACAACATTAGGGATTTGTGAAATCGTATCAGCCTTGCGCTGTGTTGCGAAATTCATGGTAGAGTATGGGCATGACACTTCCGAAGTTTCCCACGGAGCGCGATGAGAAGCGGCAGTATTTGCTGGATGCCGTAGATGCGATACGCGAGCGCGTGGCGGCGTCTGCCGATGAGTCGGAGCGGCTGGGCACGCTTGCGCCGGATGCCGTTGATGCGGTGCGAGATGAGGGATTGTTCACGCTGAAGCTGCCGATGGCGCTCGGCGGCGCGGAGGCAGACCCGGTTACGCAGATCGAAATCATCGAAGAGCTTGCGTACATCGATGCGGCTGCCGGATGGTGTCTGATGATTGGCGCGACCGCCATCGGCAGACCGGGCGCGTTCATCAGCGAAGACGCGGTGCCGGAAATGTTCCCGGGCGGGCGCATTCCCACCGCCGCGACATCCACCGCGCTCACGGGCAAGGCGATTCCGGTCGATGGCGGATATATGCTCAGCGGCAGGTGGCCCTTCGCGAGTGGCGTGCGGCACGCCGAGTGGATGACGGCGGGCGCGAGCATTCCCGCGCGAGGCAACACCGAGGAGACGGGCGTTACGCTGGTCTATCCCGTGTCAGAGGGGCGCATCCACGACAACTGGCAGGTGATGGGGTTGGAAGGCAGCGGCAGCAACGACATCTCGGTGGAGAACCTGTTCGTGCCGGATGCGTTCGTGTGGGAGACGGCGCTTTGGGAGCCAAAGCGCGGTGGCGGGATTTACCGCATGGGCAGGCCCGGCTTCGTGGCGAACGAACACTCCGGCGTAGCGCTTGGCATCGCAAGGCGGGCGCTCGACGAGATAATGTACAAGGCGCCGTTCAAGAAGCGCGGCAACCCACCAACGGCATCGCTCGCGGACCGCGAGGCGTTTCGCGGGGACATAGGCGTGTGCGACATGCGGCTGCGTGCCGCGCGGATGCTGGCGCACGATGTCTTCGAGCGCGCCTACGCAATCTGCTGCGCGGGCGAAGTGCCGGATGCGAATGTACAATCCGAGATGCGCGCCGTGTCCGCGTATGTGACGCAGGTCTCGGTGGATGTGGCGACGACGGCGTTCCGTTACGAAGGCGGCTCGGCGATACACCGTAGCAATATACTGCAACGCTGCCTGCGCAACATCAACGCCGCCGCGCAGCACTTCATGGTCAGCGACAGCTCCCTCGAAAGCTACGGCGCGACATTGCTAGATGTTGAGAATGTCCGGCCGATGGCGTAGGGCGACTCTTCAAATCGGCACATCACACTTCATACTAATGCTCCATCATAGCCTTCACGCGGAGTGGAAGGCAAAAATACCGCAGCATGTCACTTCTGGTAAATCGTGATGCCATAAGTATCGATGTGCCGCTTGAACGGCTTGTATCGGATGCTTTCGTATGCCGTCAGGTCGCATTTTTGTGGGATTGGCATGTCTTCGAGGTCAAGCGCGAGCCTACCAAGTCGATGTACGTCCATGATTCCAATAGTGGCAAGATCGATGTCCGAGCGCGGCTTCGCATTGCCCGTTGCTCGCGAGCCGTACAGTCTGACTTCCTTCAATTCGGGATACGAAGAGAATAAATCTGTCAACATTTGCACAGTTCGATCTGGTAAGTCAGGGGTGTTCATTCTTCAACCTCTCTAACATTAGCTTCTGATAAAGAGCGTCAAATAGAGCAAGGTACCGTGAGAATATGTTATCTACCACCTCCTTGAAACTTTCAAGATCGTAAGTATGCGACATTTTATTACGATCTATCAGCATGTCTATCCAATCTTCGCATTCGTCAATCAACTCAGCATTACAAGCCGCACGGATTACATTACGAGGAGTGAGAGTTGGTATTATAACGCCATCATATTGCAATCGATCTTTCAGGAGGTTCCAAGACAATTCAAAGGTAAATTCAAATCGCTGAACAACTCCTTCAAGTTCGAGTTGGTTCAACGGCTCGACGCCATCCTCAAGCGCCTCTCGAAGTAGAGCGTACGCACGTGAATAGTTGTCGAAGCGATATTTCCAGCGTATTTCTTGGCTCACTTATAGCAACCCCATATCTTCCCCATTCTGTCCATCGATGTTAGCCGTGATGTCAGCCGTCGTCAGTCTCGGAAGCGCAAGCCTATTTCGGCTTGCTCTAGGAGCTGCCCGTCGCGGATTTCTTTTACTTCGTCTGCCATGGATAGCAGCGTCGAGTCGTGGGTGGCGGAGACCACGCTGATTCCCTGCTTTATCACCATGTCTTTGAACAGGCCGAAGATTGCGTGCGCGTTGTTGGAGTCTAGTTCGCCGGTGGGTTCGTCCGCGAGGATTAGCGATGGGCGGATGACGATGGCTCGCGCGATGGCTACGCGCTGCTGTTCGCCGCCGGATAGTTCGTATGGACGATGCCGCGAACGTGTCCATAGCCCCACAATGTCCAACGCCTCCTTGGTGCGCTCGGCGCGTTCGCCGGCGTTCATGCCGCGAATTCGCAGTGGCAATTCCACGTTCTCGAACGCGGACAGCAGGGGCAGCAGCCCGAACGATTGGAATATGAACCCGATGCGATGGCGGCGCAAGTCGGTCAACTCTTGCTCGCTCATCTCGGCAAGGTCTTGCTCTTCGAACAGCACCTTGCCGTCGCTGGGCTTGTCCAAGCCTGCCATGATGTTCAACAGCGATGTTTTGCCGGAGCCGGACCTGCCCACGACCGCAATGAACTGACCGGGGAACACGTTCAGATTCACGCCTCGCAGCGCGTGCACCTCTTCCGAGTCTAAGTCGTATCTGCGCTCCACATCAACGGCTGCCAGTAGTCTCTGTACTCTGCTCAACTGCCTTGCTCCTGATTGGTTGTCAGTTTTTTGTCTTCAGTTTTCAGTTATCGGCAATCAGTCGTCTTATTCGGAAATGTCCGCGCTGACCACTGATAACTGATAACAAAAGTCCCTATTGCACATCGTCCGGTGTCAGCGTAACCATGCCGTCTTGGGTGTCGATACGTGCGCGTTCGCCGATTTTCAGGCGGTCGATGATGTCGCGCGGAATCTGCACCCTGCCGCTGCCGTCCACCAAGATGAACTCTTCGAGCGGGTCGTCGGTGGATGCGGCGCCGGACAGTCGCTGGAATGTTACCCTGCGGCGCACTTCCGTCGCCATTTTGCCATCGCGAATCATCACCACGCGCCCGACCTTGTACGCGATGTCCGGGTCGTGCGTAACGATTAGAATCGTGGTGTCCAGTTCGCGGTTAATCTCGCCGAACAGGTCGAGTATTTCGGCGGCGGTGTTGTCGTCGAGTTCGCCGGTAGGCTCGTCTGCTAACAGCAGAGGCGGGTGATTGGCGAGCGCGACTGCGATGGCGACGCGCTGCTGCTCACCTCCGCTCAACTTCTCGGGCGTGTGCCCCATGCGATGTCCTAGCCCGACGAGTTCGAGCAGTTCTTCAGCGCGCTTTCTGCGCTCGCCGGGCGATGTAAAGGTCAGCATCATCGGCAGCGCGACATTTTCCACGGCGGTCAGATACGGGAACATATTGCGGCTCGTCTGCTGCCAGATGAACCCCACTTCGTCGCGCCTGTACAATTCTGTTTCGTTCGGCGTCATTCGCAGCAGGTCTTTGTCTCCCACGCTCACACGCCCGGCCGACGGCGAATCATAGCCGGCGAGGATGTTCAGCAGCGTGCTCTTGCCGCTGCCGCTCGCACCTACGATTGCCACCACCTCGCTGCGCTGCACATTCAGGTCAAGCCCACGCAGCGCCACCACTTCCAGATCGGCAATCTTGTATATCTTGAACAGGTCTTCGCAGACGATATACGCTTCTCGGTTTGCGTAGGTCATGTATTTTTCCTTTTGTGCTGTACATCGATGTCTGTATCAGACTAAAGCTCGCCCAGCCTCAATATCCTTTGCAGGGAGATGCGGCGGATGAACCAAATCATGCCCAGTATTATTGCGGTGAACACTAGGATCATGAAGCCGTAGGTGATTGCCAGCGTGCCCCAGTCGATTTCCAGCACGAAGGGCGGCAGCACCTGTGTGCCGCGCTCGTTGTGGCTCAGGAACGGCATGATTATCGCGCCGAGCCGCCGTCCCATCTCCGCGCCGAGCGCCATGCCCGCACCGATGACTATCGCCTGCTCCAGCCAGACCAGCGTTACCAGCTGCCGCATGGAAAAGCCGACCGTGCGCATCAGACCGAACTGCATCTCGCGCTCGCGGAACGACACATACGAATGCACCAGGAAGCCGAGGCAGCTCAGTATCAGCACCGCGCCGAATGCCATGAACAGCAGCGCACGCCAGCCAGCCTGCACCAGCGGATCGACCGTAGCCTCTTCCAGCGCTTCCGCGCGGTCGTACACCGCCCTGCTCTGGAACGGCTCGCCGTTGTCGCGCATGTCAGCCACCAGCATCGCCCGGTCATAACCGTTGCCCGCCGCGCCGGAAATCGTATCGGATGTCGTGCGCAGCCACATCTCGTTGGGCTTAATTTCGGCGGATGTCGGCTCTAGGTTCGTGTAGCGCACGACAGACGCGACATCGGCGACGAGGTATCGCTTGCCAACGGTGTCGAGCGTCGGGAAGTATTCGAACGAATCTATGATGCGTATCGGCGTGCGGTGTCCTGAAATCGAGACCGTGAACTCCTCGCCGACGCTGTGTCCGGTGTCCGACAGGAACGAACGGCTCGCCAGCACGGGCAGCGGGCTTGCCTCCGGACCGTGGTATATGCCGCGTCCAGTGAGCGGGGGACCTTCCGACCAGATGAACTGCGCCGCGCCTTGTTCTGCCTCGCCGTTGTCGCCGGCGCTCACGGGCTGCAGGATGTCTGTGATGGACTCGCGCGCGCCGCGCAGCACCGTCCAGTCTGATACGGCATCGAAGTCTTCGAGTACGGTTACGCGGTTTGAGCCGTCGCGCACCCAGATTTCGTCGATGGTGATGTTGCCGGCGCGCAGTCTGCCACGCGAGTTTGTGTCGTGTATCGCGAGCGAGACCATCGTCAGCGGCTGCGTGGGCTGTAGCGGTATGAAGCGGCGGAAGTTCGTGCCTCGCGCAAGTCCGCGCTCAAGCGTCAGCCAGTCGCCATTGCCGCCAAGCAGTCCCATCACATAGGTGAAGTACCTGTCGTTGGCGTCTTTGATGCGGATGGACAGCGCCAGGCTTTCACGCGGTCTATCCGGCTTGACGCGAATTCCAATGCCGCGCGAATCTACTGGCAGGTCAATGCCGATGGGCGGGTTGGCGTGGTCGAGCTGCGTGAGCAACTGCGACATCGGGCGTTCCGAGAAGTCGCCGCGGAACCAGCCCACGCGGTTGAGCGTATCGCCGTCCACCGCGACCATTGTGTAACTTTCGCCCAGCAATTTCGACAAGTCCGTGCCGAACGCCTTCACGACGGGCGACGCCTCATCTACCAGCTCGATGTTCTCGTATGTCTCAACGAGCGGGACGCTGCTGCCGCGGCTGTTGACAGTCAGCCCTTCCACGCGGATGTCTGCGCCGGTAGCGTACTGCGCCTGCTCTCTGAAGCTGCGCTCCAGCGTACCGCCGAAACTCGCGGCGAATATGCCCAAGCCCGCCATCAGGATGAGCAGCAGCGACATCCGCGCGTAGTGCGTGGGGTTGCGCGCCATCTGCCACATTCCCATAGAGAAACCGACCGGCGCTCTCTGCGCGAACGCCGCAAACGCCAAGAATATCAGACCGAGCGGCAGCGGCACGAAGAAATTCACGCCTGCCGACACGCTTACCAGCAGCACACCACCCACGATGCCGGGCGTTATCGCCGTGCTGCCGTTGTTGTACGCGAGGAACTCAAGCACAGGCACGGTCGCGGGGCTGAGCACCAGCGCGGCAATCAGGACGAACTGCGCGGCAAGTCCTATCGCGCGCAGTCTGCCGTCTCGCAGGCGTTCCGTCGCGGCGTACATCGCGGTCATAAGCGCCACTATACCCAGAGATATGCCGCGCGCCGTCCAGTCCCATTCGCCACCATTTGCGCCACCATTTGCGCTGCCGAATATGATGGTCGCCGCTTGCACGGCAGCCGCCACGCCGACAATGAGGTGCATTAGATTAGGCGAATCTCCGCTGATGTAGCGGATGGATAGGGGGAATAGCCGCAGCAGCGACACGGCGAACGCGACGAGTATCAGCGCAGGCACGGCGAGCAGCGCCTGATTGACCGCGACCGTACCGAACAGCCCGGTCGCTACCACTGAGCCCTGATCGTGCAGTTGGCGGAACAGGAAGATGCTAATCACCAGCAGCATTACGTCGAGGTAGAAGCGCTGGTAGAACGGCGGGCCCGTGGGACGCGCGGATTGCTGCCTGTGCCGCGTAACGCCGATGCGAGACGCGCGCACTGCGGGTATGAGCAGCGCCGCAAAGCTGAACAGTCCGCCCAGCCCGCTCATCAGATACGCGCCTCTTGTGATGAACACATTTAGCCGTTCGCCGCCGCTCAGGTCTGCGAAGGCGGGCGTGAATCCCATCAGGCTGATTATAGACGCGGCAAGCAGCGGCGCGACCACTATGGCAATAAGCGAGATCGTCGCGCCCTCCAATATGAACACGACGAGTATTTGCCCGGAGCTTGCGCCGCGGCTGCGCAGCAGCGCTAGTTCACCGCGCTGCTGTTCGACTAGCAGCGACGACAGCGTTACGACATAGTAGATAATGACAACCGCTATAAGCACCATCACCACGAACATAGGGATCTTGCTGAAGAACAGCCGCCTGTCGTAGTCGGCGAGCGTGGAATCGAGCGTTGTCAGCTGACGAAATCCGAACAGGTTCGTGGCGAGCTGCGAGCGCATCGTGCGCACTTGCAGGTGCGTTATCGTGGTGTTCCCCGCGTTCAGCCTATCGCGGTCGGTGTCCAAATGCCACGCGTACGACGAGTCCATATCGGTGAAGTTCGCGCCGAGTAT of the Chloroflexota bacterium genome contains:
- a CDS encoding nucleoside hydrolase, with protein sequence MAQAKRVIIDADPGIDDTAAILMALASDKLQVEAITTVHGNASVEQCTVNALRILEAAGRTDIPVYQGVGRTLTYQVPTYASHIHGDDGIGNIEWPLPIKSLRVRHAVPELIDRVLTAPGELTIMAIGRQTNVALAMSIEPRFAECVGEIVVMGGALFQPGNVTPLATANIAGDPEAADAVYRSGARVTQVGLDVCNQVEVSGAQQQRVWDAGTPATNLLQQATRFINRAYKNDNRLHNPDGVQYSDLSPMAYAIAPELFGLRDMHVRVETQGEFARGFTVADLRKNSTAKPNVSVAMEVDAPAVTELWTNLVSTI
- a CDS encoding NUDIX domain-containing protein — translated: MRPANRTQITHEVEGIIMSTLEGSPNPFGGFVVNPGALPVDSSRFRRRLADAMDDWQDVGYKVAWLEVPVANAALVPIAAEAGFRYHHAGEDYVMMTLQIEKGAYIPPHATHYIGAGGVVLSEDRQLLVVSERHQIRPRSGPSYKLPGGALVQGEHLADGVVREVLEETGVRTRFEAMVCLRHWHGYRYGKSDIYFVCRLSPLSTEITMQEEELEAALWMPVDEYLAADTVHLFNKTIVSAALNSEGVSPGFIEGYGDRQQFEFFLPKTIMPEGVEYEETP
- a CDS encoding rhomboid family intramembrane serine protease, producing the protein MNRFEQDDEQPQREDGAERERREQAGFGAGLTMPGADGVVVITWIFLAINIGVWLIIQLASGSFNQDVDVLLRFGAMFGPLIATGEYWRFFTAMFLHANIIHLLFNCFALFIFGRLVEGVYGNVRFTVIYLLAGLAGGALSYMFNKTAIGVGASGAIFGILGALAAYFIVHRDTLGEMGRRNLTGIATIAAINLVIGLLIPNIDNWAHFGGLAGGFVMGLALAPRYMYEIVETPFGTIRRIVAQLPLGARWLAVPAFAAFLVAFIWYTGTDVSDTQQSQIFVVRAERLLQDGDVMGALEHAERAVELDSLSGSAYYTRGKIMARIGATDQARSDISASLRLGLPPDQRQDAVSFLVSLR
- a CDS encoding nucleotidyltransferase produces the protein MSQEIRWKYRFDNYSRAYALLREALEDGVEPLNQLELEGVVQRFEFTFELSWNLLKDRLQYDGVIIPTLTPRNVIRAACNAELIDECEDWIDMLIDRNKMSHTYDLESFKEVVDNIFSRYLALFDALYQKLMLERLKNEHP
- a CDS encoding HAD hydrolase-like protein translates to MSRISRHARCTIPPAMDVREITIDELVERYSVLLFDAFGVLSYSVGALPGAAALIDRLNRVGKPYYVLTNDSSALPERRAARCRSEGLNVDAARIITSGGLLTGYFAANDLRGSNCAVLGTVDSAEFVRRAGGIVVDAADEFDVLVVGDQDGFPFVDGVNAALTTLFRMIDGGDTPRLVLPNPDIVFPDDDGFGMASGSVALIIESALEQRYPDRAELQFDRLGKPNGAIFAEAHARSGTMDMVMLGDTLETDIRGANSFGIESALVAGGVTPVAKIAASEDMPTYWIRDLQSR
- a CDS encoding LLM class flavin-dependent oxidoreductase, encoding MIKNFSVLYVGNIDLDDVGSGGTPSDERRYPNERLTESMETAEQVAGLMDELGFYALWMAEHHFQREGYETIPNLILMGTHLAGKTERLKFGCAFNIVPMWHPVRLAEDYAMADILTNGRIIFGVGRGYHSREVESFGAPVIDNDANRALFEEQMDVIFKAFNEESFSHKGKHFTIPPEVEYRGYDLQEVTLVPRPKHLPVQMWQPIVSGRTIDFIARNGINGVVGLTGETLVEGIFEQYKDANAKYGRDLELGENLALEVGFYIADGRQEAMDKLRPYHDERYKWFAPFGFVRYADEQGRVWGTPGAPARTPHIEDGVQQRAWICGTAEEFVEFLRELEAKYPGLEHIMLHWAEGMPRAEFMEQLRLFAEGVMPEFVGR
- a CDS encoding Uma2 family endonuclease; this encodes MANSRTIPNEWKTRTFPDIFYEEPEIAEDAAVGETALMQIKGLLWQRYGGLADVFIAGMVYVAYDKSDGNRRVQPDYFISFDVDAEAIRWRLPNYWLWEAGKAPDFVMEVGSPSTAQNDLGAKRDLYAEMGVKEYWLFDPADGDIYGRPMQGLRLVDGEYQPIDIQIGEDGSLISHSAAA
- a CDS encoding nucleotidyltransferase domain-containing protein → MNTPDLPDRTVQMLTDLFSSYPELKEVRLYGSRATGNAKPRSDIDLATIGIMDVHRLGRLALDLEDMPIPQKCDLTAYESIRYKPFKRHIDTYGITIYQK